A genomic region of Gemmata massiliana contains the following coding sequences:
- a CDS encoding putative quinol monooxygenase, which produces MFRALLLTAPLALLVVATPTPAADENPVVALIKSKVKDEKKPFALLVTFKVKAGNEKKFEEAFAPALAATRKEPGCVAYYLNRDPDEPTTYVMYEHFKGIAALEAHMKEKHTGTLLGTVIPMCEGEPKIKVLAVPE; this is translated from the coding sequence ATGTTTCGTGCGCTACTACTGACCGCTCCACTTGCGCTGCTTGTGGTCGCTACCCCAACCCCCGCGGCCGACGAGAACCCGGTTGTCGCGCTCATCAAGTCGAAGGTCAAGGACGAGAAGAAGCCGTTCGCGCTCCTGGTCACGTTTAAAGTGAAGGCCGGTAACGAGAAGAAGTTCGAGGAGGCGTTCGCCCCGGCGCTGGCCGCCACGCGGAAAGAACCGGGGTGCGTCGCGTACTACCTCAACCGCGACCCGGACGAACCGACCACTTACGTCATGTACGAGCACTTCAAGGGCATCGCGGCGCTCGAAGCCCACATGAAGGAGAAACACACCGGAACGCTGCTCGGAACCGTGATTCCGATGTGTGAAGGTGAACCGAAGATCAAGGTCTTGGCTGTGCCGGAGTAA
- a CDS encoding glycosyltransferase family 4 protein: MRELNIAVLDEELPFPLTSGKRIRTFNLLQRLATRHKVTVLCHRNPDRNESLDAEDAFRAAGIATVVVDRAVPSKSGAGFYARLAGNLLSPLPYSVSTHASPELSEAVRAFANENAVDVWHCEWTPYAQVLRDALGPRLDSVPWTVMAHNVESLIWQRYVETADNPAKRWYIRKQLKKFERFERWAYSNATASIAVSREDATLMRTEFGATRTRVVDNGVDVNYFRPQRDIERDPAQMLFMGSLDWRPNQDAAEQLLNEVLPRVRARVPHATAVLVGRRPPEWLRVLAAATPGAELHADVPDVRPFLARCGFLTVPLRIGGGSRLKILEALSAETPVVSTRVGAEGLELTPNRDLFVANSTDELVNLTLDAIQRPDELQDTAERGRRQVLARYSWELLAERLDSVWTAVARNPALAEA, from the coding sequence ATGCGCGAACTGAACATTGCGGTTCTGGACGAGGAATTGCCGTTCCCACTAACGTCGGGAAAGCGGATTCGCACCTTCAACTTGCTCCAGCGCCTCGCGACGCGGCACAAAGTGACGGTCCTCTGCCACCGGAACCCGGACCGCAACGAATCCCTGGACGCCGAAGACGCCTTCCGCGCGGCTGGCATCGCGACGGTCGTCGTGGACCGAGCGGTGCCGTCGAAATCCGGGGCCGGCTTCTACGCGCGACTGGCGGGGAACCTGCTCTCCCCCCTCCCCTACTCGGTCAGCACGCACGCCAGCCCCGAACTGTCCGAGGCGGTTCGCGCGTTCGCGAACGAGAACGCCGTCGACGTGTGGCACTGCGAGTGGACGCCTTACGCCCAGGTGCTGCGCGACGCACTGGGTCCGCGCCTCGATTCCGTTCCGTGGACCGTCATGGCCCACAACGTCGAATCGCTCATCTGGCAGCGCTACGTGGAAACGGCCGATAACCCGGCGAAGCGGTGGTACATCCGCAAGCAGTTGAAGAAGTTCGAGCGGTTCGAGCGCTGGGCCTATTCCAACGCGACCGCGTCGATTGCCGTGAGCCGCGAGGACGCGACGCTCATGCGCACGGAGTTCGGCGCAACTCGCACGCGGGTCGTTGATAACGGCGTGGACGTCAATTACTTCCGCCCGCAACGCGACATCGAACGCGATCCGGCCCAAATGCTCTTCATGGGCAGCCTCGACTGGCGCCCGAACCAGGACGCCGCGGAACAGCTTCTCAACGAAGTCCTGCCCCGCGTGCGTGCCCGTGTTCCGCACGCGACGGCCGTGCTGGTAGGTCGCCGACCGCCCGAGTGGTTGCGTGTACTGGCCGCGGCAACTCCCGGAGCAGAGCTTCACGCCGACGTGCCCGACGTGCGCCCATTCCTCGCACGCTGCGGGTTCCTCACGGTGCCGCTGCGGATCGGCGGCGGGTCACGACTGAAAATCCTCGAAGCACTCTCGGCCGAAACACCCGTCGTCAGCACGCGGGTCGGGGCCGAAGGACTGGAACTGACGCCGAACCGCGACCTGTTCGTCGCGAATTCGACCGACGAACTGGTGAACCTGACGCTCGACGCGATCCAGCGCCCGGACGAACTGCAAGACACCGCCGAGCGCGGCCGGCGCCAGGTTCTGGCCCGCTACTCGTGGGAACTGCTCGCCGAGCGGCTCGACAGCGTGTGGACCGCGGTCGCCCGCAATCCGGCTCTGGCCGAAGCCTAA
- a CDS encoding DUF4139 domain-containing protein, with protein MFSAKWLLLGVPVAGAVGLGVGVDQWLSAAGEAKQDLKPSTVLPITRVILFNSGVGYFSRSGEVEGDARVDLTFPESDVNDLLKSMVLEDFGNGRVSAVSYDSREPIARTLSSFAINLNGNPTFAGIIAQLRGERIEVAISATAANQPGKLTGTIVGIEKQKIPAGTQITDAEVLNMWCAEGMRAVKMSDIQSLRFSNPLIESEFRRALEVLALSHDSQKKAVQLHFAGEGKRKVQVGYVIDAPIWKTSYRLLLKDQEKPYLQGWAMVENPTDEDWSTVKMALVSGRPISFKMDLYNPLYINRPTVEPELFASLRPVTYRGNFKSSADGIAFDRPLGEAREAKPDAKPGAKGGFGRGGAAPAGASPALGYADDNMDALKKATVANNPEARYGKDTAAELARRMSTGSVGNAATAGALGDFFQYTIDHPVTLVRQKSALLPIVGKDIEGTRVSIYNAGVQAKHPLLGLRLKNTSGAHLNQGPITVFEGSTYAGDTRVLDVQPNEERLLSYAIDLGTEVDPKAGAGKQKITSIKAVKGIVTTTTKVTEETTYKAVNRSQTDRTLLIEHPNRTSQQFKLVDTDKPAEDTPEVLRFQIALKAGDTKSFTVKEERDDVSTIALTNGAEDQIRYFVSLNEISAGLKNKLNEALKLKGAWDNTARELNHVNGDLQRFTVDQDRIRKNLRETPKESEVYATYLKKLSDQEKEIDALTAKQKGLTADEFNARKKYEDFLANISD; from the coding sequence ATGTTTAGCGCGAAGTGGCTACTGTTGGGCGTTCCGGTCGCGGGCGCGGTCGGACTGGGTGTGGGCGTCGATCAGTGGCTCAGCGCGGCCGGCGAAGCGAAGCAAGACCTCAAACCCTCCACCGTTCTCCCGATTACTCGCGTGATCCTGTTCAACAGTGGCGTGGGATACTTCTCGCGCTCGGGCGAAGTGGAGGGTGACGCGCGCGTCGATCTCACGTTCCCCGAGAGCGACGTGAACGACCTGCTCAAGAGCATGGTCCTTGAGGACTTCGGGAACGGGCGCGTTTCCGCCGTGAGCTACGACTCCCGCGAACCCATCGCGCGCACGCTCAGCTCGTTCGCAATCAACCTGAACGGGAATCCCACATTCGCCGGGATTATTGCCCAACTGCGTGGCGAACGCATCGAAGTCGCGATCAGCGCGACGGCAGCCAATCAGCCGGGCAAGCTCACCGGAACCATCGTCGGAATCGAGAAACAAAAAATCCCCGCGGGCACACAGATTACCGATGCGGAAGTGCTGAACATGTGGTGCGCGGAGGGGATGCGCGCCGTCAAGATGAGCGACATCCAGTCCCTCCGATTCAGCAATCCCCTGATCGAGAGCGAGTTCCGGCGCGCCCTAGAAGTGCTGGCCCTGAGCCACGACAGCCAGAAGAAGGCGGTTCAGTTGCACTTCGCGGGCGAGGGCAAGCGCAAGGTCCAGGTCGGGTACGTGATCGACGCGCCCATCTGGAAGACCAGCTACCGCCTCCTCCTGAAGGACCAAGAGAAGCCCTATTTGCAGGGCTGGGCGATGGTCGAGAACCCGACCGACGAGGACTGGTCCACGGTCAAGATGGCGCTCGTGAGCGGGCGCCCGATCTCGTTCAAGATGGACCTGTACAACCCGCTCTACATCAACCGACCCACCGTCGAACCCGAACTCTTCGCCTCGCTCCGGCCCGTTACCTACCGCGGTAATTTCAAGAGCAGCGCAGACGGGATCGCTTTCGACAGGCCACTCGGGGAGGCACGAGAAGCAAAACCCGACGCCAAACCGGGCGCCAAGGGTGGGTTCGGCCGCGGGGGTGCGGCACCGGCCGGAGCGTCGCCCGCGCTGGGCTACGCCGACGACAACATGGACGCGCTCAAGAAAGCGACCGTCGCGAACAATCCGGAAGCCCGGTACGGGAAGGACACTGCAGCAGAACTGGCTCGTCGCATGAGCACGGGAAGCGTCGGTAATGCAGCGACGGCGGGCGCGCTGGGCGACTTCTTCCAGTACACGATCGACCACCCGGTCACGCTGGTCCGGCAGAAGAGCGCGCTGCTCCCGATCGTGGGCAAGGACATCGAAGGGACGCGCGTCTCGATCTACAACGCGGGCGTGCAAGCGAAGCACCCGCTGCTCGGGCTGCGCCTCAAGAACACGAGTGGTGCGCACCTGAATCAAGGCCCGATCACGGTGTTCGAGGGGAGCACCTACGCTGGGGACACGCGCGTCCTCGACGTTCAACCCAACGAAGAGCGGCTCTTGAGCTACGCGATCGACCTGGGCACAGAAGTCGATCCGAAGGCCGGCGCGGGCAAACAGAAAATCACCAGTATTAAAGCCGTGAAGGGCATCGTGACAACCACGACCAAGGTTACGGAAGAGACGACGTACAAGGCGGTGAATCGCTCCCAGACGGACCGCACGCTGCTCATCGAGCACCCGAACCGGACGAGCCAACAGTTCAAACTGGTGGACACAGACAAGCCGGCCGAAGACACCCCCGAGGTGCTCCGGTTCCAGATCGCACTCAAGGCGGGTGATACGAAGTCATTCACCGTTAAGGAAGAGCGCGACGACGTGAGCACGATCGCGCTGACCAACGGCGCGGAGGACCAGATCCGGTACTTCGTGTCGCTCAACGAAATCAGCGCGGGGCTCAAGAACAAGCTCAACGAGGCGCTCAAGCTCAAGGGCGCCTGGGACAACACCGCGCGCGAACTGAACCACGTGAACGGCGACCTGCAGCGATTCACGGTGGACCAGGACCGGATTCGCAAGAACCTGCGCGAGACGCCGAAAGAGTCCGAGGTGTACGCCACGTACCTAAAGAAGCTCTCGGACCAGGAGAAGGAGATCGACGCCCTCACCGCCAAGCAGAAGGGCCTCACGGCCGACGAGTTCAACGCCCGTAAGAAGTACGAGGACTTCCTCGCCAACATCTCCGACTGA
- a CDS encoding N-acetylglucosamine-6-phosphate deacetylase has product MAVTVFANATLVLPDRLVPNASVAIDRGRIVEVGGPAKGAIDLGGMYLAPGFVDLHVHGGDGADFMDGTAEAFRAVCRCHARHGTTSLTPTSTVATGPQYDQFLALCGELYGDVPSGARIIGSHFYGPYFARPARGCHPDQEFLVPKPENADRFTKLAERMPLVVTVAPEIENAEWLVRTYAPRGVRFNAGHSHGTFSQVEAAVSWGVRHIDHLFCAMSDRARLRLSQAFPMRGGMLEATLFFDELSTEVIADGKHLSPDLLRLAYKVKGPDRLALVTDSMRAVDQPDGEYWFGAIGSGERVLKKDGVGVTLDGTALASCVMGMDHCLRTMHFSAGVPLPEAVRMASLTPARILGVESEIGSLEVGKRADLVVLDRALNVQQVFVGGERVSGAA; this is encoded by the coding sequence ATGGCTGTAACGGTTTTCGCGAACGCGACGCTCGTGCTCCCGGACCGACTCGTACCGAACGCGAGTGTGGCGATCGATCGCGGGCGCATTGTCGAAGTCGGTGGGCCGGCCAAAGGCGCGATCGATCTCGGTGGGATGTACCTCGCGCCGGGGTTCGTGGACCTACACGTTCACGGCGGCGACGGGGCTGACTTCATGGACGGCACCGCGGAGGCGTTCCGCGCCGTGTGCCGGTGTCACGCGCGCCACGGGACCACGAGCCTCACGCCCACGAGTACGGTCGCGACCGGTCCGCAGTACGATCAGTTCCTCGCACTCTGCGGGGAACTGTACGGTGACGTCCCTAGCGGTGCGCGAATCATCGGGAGTCACTTTTACGGCCCGTACTTCGCGCGCCCGGCACGCGGGTGTCACCCGGATCAGGAGTTTCTGGTTCCCAAACCCGAGAACGCGGACCGTTTCACGAAGCTCGCCGAGCGGATGCCCCTCGTGGTGACGGTGGCACCCGAAATCGAGAACGCCGAGTGGCTGGTGCGCACTTACGCGCCGCGCGGGGTGCGGTTCAATGCGGGGCACAGCCACGGCACGTTCTCGCAGGTGGAGGCCGCGGTGTCGTGGGGCGTGCGACACATCGACCACCTGTTTTGTGCGATGTCCGACCGCGCCCGCTTGCGGCTCTCGCAGGCGTTCCCGATGCGCGGCGGGATGCTCGAAGCAACGCTGTTCTTCGACGAACTCTCGACAGAAGTCATCGCCGACGGCAAGCACCTGTCGCCGGACCTGTTGCGGCTCGCGTACAAGGTGAAGGGACCGGACCGGCTCGCGCTGGTGACCGATTCGATGCGCGCAGTGGACCAACCCGACGGCGAGTACTGGTTCGGCGCGATTGGCAGCGGGGAGCGCGTGCTGAAGAAGGACGGCGTGGGCGTCACACTCGACGGGACCGCGCTGGCGTCGTGCGTGATGGGGATGGATCACTGTTTGCGAACGATGCACTTTTCGGCCGGCGTACCGCTCCCGGAAGCGGTACGAATGGCGTCCCTCACGCCCGCTCGCATCCTCGGTGTTGAGAGCGAAATCGGCAGCCTGGAGGTCGGTAAGCGCGCGGATCTGGTCGTGCTCGATCGCGCGCTGAACGTGCAACAGGTGTTCGTTGGCGGTGAGCGCGTGAGCGGTGCGGCGTAG
- a CDS encoding SDR family NAD(P)-dependent oxidoreductase, protein MARRNLNGLRVLVTGASQGIGRALVLEAAKRGCKVLAAARSQPLLDELAAEARKANGVVQTVVADVTKPEDRAAMVAAATQHFGGMDVLINNAGIGATGHFMDSEPEVLRQIFETNFFGLTETTRALLPLLKQGTTPAIVNISSVVGKRALPARSLYSASKFAVMGFSEAIRAELAKDKIDVIVVSPGLTQTNFSKNMLEQKAKMQLDHLRGMTSEEVAVATLKAVERGSLDVTLTLKGKMLVLVNRFAPWIVDFFSKKKVRELFADEIAERKKKQLEAAAAK, encoded by the coding sequence ATGGCGCGGCGAAATCTGAACGGGTTACGGGTGCTGGTCACGGGTGCGTCACAGGGCATCGGTCGGGCGCTCGTACTGGAAGCCGCGAAGCGCGGGTGCAAGGTGCTGGCCGCAGCGCGCTCGCAGCCGCTATTAGATGAACTCGCGGCCGAAGCGCGCAAAGCCAACGGCGTCGTTCAGACGGTGGTCGCGGACGTGACCAAGCCCGAGGACCGGGCCGCGATGGTGGCGGCAGCGACACAGCATTTCGGCGGAATGGACGTGCTCATCAACAACGCCGGCATCGGTGCCACCGGGCACTTCATGGACTCCGAACCGGAAGTGCTACGCCAGATCTTCGAGACGAACTTCTTCGGGCTAACGGAAACGACGCGCGCCCTCCTCCCGCTGCTCAAACAAGGAACGACGCCCGCGATCGTGAACATCTCGTCGGTAGTGGGCAAACGGGCGCTCCCGGCGCGGTCGCTGTACTCGGCCAGCAAATTCGCCGTCATGGGGTTCAGCGAGGCCATCCGCGCCGAACTCGCGAAGGACAAGATCGACGTGATCGTCGTCTCGCCCGGCCTCACGCAAACGAACTTCTCGAAGAACATGCTGGAACAGAAAGCGAAGATGCAGCTCGACCACCTGCGCGGCATGACGAGCGAAGAGGTCGCGGTCGCGACGCTGAAAGCCGTCGAGCGCGGGAGTCTGGACGTGACGCTCACCCTCAAGGGCAAAATGCTGGTGCTGGTGAACCGGTTCGCGCCGTGGATCGTGGACTTCTTCTCGAAAAAGAAGGTGCGCGAACTGTTCGCCGACGAGATCGCCGAGCGCAAGAAGAAGCAATTGGAAGCGGCTGCCGCCAAATAG
- a CDS encoding phospholipase C/P1 nuclease family protein, producing MNRRTAVLLSAAIVVAGVLGSFAHAWWSGGHETVAEAAASRLPDDVPAFYRNGGKHLAHFAVDPDRWKNREMGFLRREEEGNHFLDVEDLDDKKLPGTHRYDGLKMIYTELKKEPNKVGMLPYAIMEYYEKLVVGFYDYRKAPTNTSIPMKCLVHGGTLAHYTGDAAMPLHTTRDYDGLKQADGTTKQKGIHAKIDGFPEKNKITPDEVCRGLEAKKIDDVWAHVNKFIEESHTHIPKCYAFDAAGEFDKPTAESRAFILARVRAGAQLTLDLWYTAWLRSEKLPNHW from the coding sequence ATGAACCGGCGCACGGCAGTTCTGTTGTCCGCGGCAATCGTTGTGGCGGGGGTATTAGGCAGCTTCGCCCACGCCTGGTGGTCCGGCGGGCACGAAACGGTCGCGGAAGCCGCGGCTTCGCGCCTCCCGGACGACGTGCCCGCGTTCTACCGCAACGGCGGCAAGCACCTCGCGCACTTCGCCGTGGACCCGGACCGCTGGAAGAACCGCGAAATGGGGTTCCTGCGGCGCGAAGAAGAAGGCAACCACTTCCTGGACGTGGAGGATCTCGACGACAAGAAGCTCCCCGGCACGCACCGCTACGACGGGCTAAAGATGATCTACACCGAGCTGAAGAAGGAGCCGAACAAGGTCGGGATGCTGCCCTATGCGATCATGGAGTATTACGAGAAGTTGGTGGTCGGGTTCTACGACTATCGCAAAGCCCCGACGAACACCTCGATCCCCATGAAGTGCCTCGTTCACGGCGGCACGCTCGCGCACTACACCGGCGACGCCGCGATGCCGCTGCACACCACCCGCGACTACGACGGCTTGAAGCAGGCCGACGGCACCACGAAGCAAAAGGGCATTCACGCGAAGATCGACGGGTTCCCGGAGAAGAACAAGATCACGCCGGACGAAGTGTGCCGCGGGTTAGAAGCGAAGAAGATCGACGACGTGTGGGCACACGTGAACAAGTTCATCGAGGAGTCGCACACGCACATTCCGAAGTGCTACGCCTTCGACGCCGCCGGCGAATTCGACAAGCCGACCGCCGAGAGCCGCGCGTTCATCCTGGCCCGCGTCCGCGCTGGTGCGCAACTGACGCTCGACCTGTGGTACACCGCGTGGCTGCGGAGCGAAAAACTGCCGAACCACTGGTGA
- a CDS encoding type II toxin-antitoxin system HicB family antitoxin: protein MKRYAVVLENAGTNWGAYVPDLPGCVATGDTKEETEQLIREAIQLHLEGMIEDQLPVPEPSCQVEYVEVEG, encoded by the coding sequence ATGAAGCGCTACGCGGTCGTGCTGGAGAACGCCGGGACTAATTGGGGCGCGTATGTACCGGACCTTCCCGGCTGCGTGGCAACCGGCGACACGAAAGAAGAAACCGAGCAGCTAATTCGCGAAGCCATTCAGCTCCACTTGGAGGGAATGATCGAAGACCAACTACCAGTTCCTGAACCGTCCTGCCAAGTTGAATACGTCGAGGTCGAAGGGTAG
- a CDS encoding (2Fe-2S)-binding protein has product MNLDDKVCYCFHVSRRKLVNWVRHNAPKVPSQLSMCGGAGTGCGWCIPFLKQIFKQGTGPGAGCVSCVATPDDTLDVLTPEEYAALRAEYVKAGNGTPPPGAEPLPEAKDEKTD; this is encoded by the coding sequence ATGAACTTAGATGATAAAGTCTGTTATTGCTTCCACGTGTCGCGTCGGAAGCTCGTGAACTGGGTGCGGCACAACGCGCCGAAGGTGCCGAGCCAGCTTTCGATGTGCGGTGGGGCGGGGACGGGCTGTGGGTGGTGTATTCCGTTTTTGAAGCAGATCTTCAAACAGGGGACCGGGCCGGGCGCGGGCTGTGTATCGTGTGTGGCGACGCCCGACGACACACTCGATGTACTCACACCCGAAGAGTACGCGGCTCTGCGTGCAGAATACGTGAAGGCCGGTAACGGCACGCCTCCACCAGGTGCGGAACCGTTACCGGAAGCAAAAGACGAGAAGACGGACTGA